The following proteins come from a genomic window of Pseudomonas sp. WJP1:
- a CDS encoding hybrid sensor histidine kinase/response regulator — protein MREDRTRAGSIEDRRLRLLIDAVVDYAIYMIDPDGIVTSWNAGARRFKGYEETEILGQHFSRFYTEEDRRAGLPQRALDTAMREGRFEGEGWRVRKDGTHFWCHVVIDPIYDPAGTLLGFAKITRDLTDRKMAEETLKQSEQQFRLLVQSVTDYAIYMLAPDGRVTNWNLGAQRIKGYLPEEVIGRHFSMFYTPEDQAAGFPDRALETAKREGRFENKGWRVRKDGTRFLAHVVVDPIWGDTGTLLGFAKITRDITEATQAQQALEQTREALFQAQKMQAIGQLSGGIAHDFNNLLTVILGNLEIVRKRLADDPKIIRLLDNATQGALRGVSLTQRMLAFARKQELKSEPVELPVLVQGISGLLRSSLGPSVELETRFPVQIEPVMADVNQLELAVLNLATNARDAMPNGGKIVISACAETVADQSPSTTLKGRYVCLSITDTGEGMDEATLASAMDPFFTTKGLGKGTGLGLSMVHGFIEQLGGRFILKSQKNQGTTAELWLPVASEGSIVAPLVEEPAAPQVRRLCILVVDDDSLVLTSTCLLLEDLGHRVITATSGAQGLDQFENNPAIDLVITDMAMPHMSGAQLAEAIRTRNPGMPIILATGYAERLEGFAARLPRLSKPFTQLNLVEIIASAM, from the coding sequence ATGAGAGAAGATCGAACCCGGGCCGGGAGCATTGAAGACAGGCGCCTGCGTCTGCTGATCGATGCGGTGGTTGACTATGCGATCTACATGATTGATCCCGATGGCATCGTTACCAGCTGGAACGCAGGGGCCCGGCGTTTCAAGGGTTACGAGGAGACCGAGATTCTCGGCCAGCATTTCTCGCGGTTCTACACCGAGGAAGATCGTCGTGCCGGTTTGCCCCAGCGGGCCCTGGACACGGCCATGCGCGAGGGGCGTTTCGAGGGCGAAGGCTGGCGCGTGCGCAAGGACGGCACGCATTTCTGGTGTCATGTGGTGATCGATCCGATCTACGATCCGGCGGGCACGCTCCTGGGATTTGCCAAGATCACCCGTGACCTGACCGATCGCAAGATGGCCGAAGAAACCCTTAAGCAAAGCGAACAGCAGTTCCGGTTGCTGGTGCAAAGCGTCACCGACTACGCCATCTACATGCTTGCCCCGGATGGCCGTGTTACTAACTGGAACCTGGGGGCCCAGCGCATCAAGGGTTACTTGCCCGAAGAAGTCATTGGCCGGCATTTTTCGATGTTCTACACCCCTGAAGACCAGGCTGCCGGCTTTCCAGATCGGGCACTGGAGACTGCGAAGCGTGAGGGGCGTTTCGAGAACAAGGGCTGGCGGGTGCGCAAGGATGGCACCAGGTTCCTGGCCCATGTCGTGGTCGACCCGATCTGGGGGGACACCGGAACCTTGCTCGGCTTTGCCAAGATCACCCGCGATATCACCGAAGCGACCCAGGCGCAGCAGGCGCTTGAACAAACCCGCGAGGCGCTGTTCCAGGCGCAGAAGATGCAAGCCATCGGCCAGCTCAGCGGCGGGATCGCCCACGACTTCAATAATTTGCTGACCGTCATTTTGGGCAATCTGGAAATCGTGCGCAAACGCCTGGCCGACGACCCGAAAATCATCCGTTTGCTCGACAATGCCACCCAGGGCGCATTACGCGGCGTGTCCCTGACCCAGCGCATGCTGGCCTTTGCCAGGAAGCAGGAGCTCAAGTCCGAACCGGTGGAACTCCCCGTGCTGGTGCAAGGGATCAGCGGATTGCTGCGCAGCTCACTCGGGCCTTCGGTGGAATTGGAAACCCGTTTCCCAGTGCAGATCGAGCCAGTCATGGCCGACGTCAACCAGTTGGAGCTGGCGGTGCTGAACCTGGCCACCAACGCCCGCGATGCCATGCCCAATGGCGGGAAAATCGTCATCAGTGCTTGCGCCGAAACCGTCGCTGATCAATCCCCATCGACTACGCTGAAGGGACGTTATGTATGCCTGAGTATCACCGACACCGGCGAAGGAATGGATGAAGCGACACTGGCCTCGGCCATGGATCCGTTCTTCACCACCAAAGGGCTTGGCAAGGGTACCGGGCTGGGGTTGTCGATGGTCCATGGCTTCATCGAGCAATTGGGTGGGCGGTTCATTCTCAAGAGCCAGAAAAACCAGGGCACTACCGCTGAGCTTTGGTTGCCCGTGGCCTCGGAAGGCTCGATAGTAGCCCCCCTTGTCGAGGAGCCGGCAGCGCCGCAAGTGCGTCGGCTGTGCATCCTGGTGGTGGACGACGACAGCCTGGTGTTGACCAGCACCTGCCTGTTGCTCGAAGACCTCGGTCACCGCGTGATCACCGCGACGTCCGGCGCCCAGGGCCTGGACCAGTTCGAAAACAACCCGGCGATCGATCTTGTCATCACCGACATGGCCATGCCGCACATGAGCGGCGCGCAACTGGCGGAGGCCATCCGCACGCGCAACCCCGGCATGCCGATTATCCTGGCCACCGGTTATGCCGAGCGCCTGGAAGGCTTTGCGGCCAGGTTGCCGCGGTTGTCCAAGCCGTTTACCCAGCTGAACCTGGTGGAGATCATCGCTTCGGCCATGTAG
- a CDS encoding hemerythrin domain-containing protein: MNAIDLLKADHERVKGILSQLSESTERGLKKRAELLAKLEMEISIHTRLEEDVLYPAYKEAGGKEQDVMYYEAKEEHRTVDSLVLPDLKVTDPSTPEFAGRVKVVKELLEHHIEEEETEMFPQAKKLLGKAALDELGEKMETLKARLKKEHDGSHMAA, translated from the coding sequence ATGAATGCCATAGACCTGTTGAAAGCCGATCATGAACGCGTAAAAGGCATCCTCAGCCAACTGAGCGAATCAACCGAACGCGGCCTGAAAAAGCGTGCCGAGCTGCTGGCAAAGCTGGAAATGGAAATCTCGATCCATACCCGTCTGGAAGAAGACGTCCTGTACCCGGCCTATAAGGAAGCCGGGGGCAAGGAGCAGGACGTGATGTATTACGAAGCCAAGGAAGAACACCGGACCGTGGATTCCCTGGTGCTGCCGGACTTGAAAGTCACCGACCCGTCCACGCCCGAGTTCGCCGGTCGGGTCAAGGTGGTCAAGGAATTGCTTGAACACCACATTGAAGAGGAAGAGACCGAGATGTTTCCCCAGGCTAAAAAGCTGCTGGGTAAAGCGGCGCTGGATGAGCTGGGGGAAAAAATGGAGACCCTCAAGGCCCGTCTGAAAAAGGAACATGACGGTTCGCATATGGCTGCTTGA